One segment of Gilliamella sp. ESL0441 DNA contains the following:
- the fliG gene encoding flagellar motor switch protein FliG — translation MNLNESQKAATVLMVLGEEIAAQVMQYLNPKEVQQISSAMMSLPQLSQEQLKGILNECQKTLEECAVLNTDTNGYLRSVLEKSIGSEKAGRLLDELLGKDIEEATDGLEMLNFVDAARAVDLVKKEHPQIIATILVHLHRDLAAEILNLFDDDLRNDVMLRIATFGGVEPSALRLLSTSLSTLLHGQNIKLNNLGGIRTAAEIINLMKSQQEELVINALRDYDNELAQKIIDEMFLFENLVEVDDRSIQRLLKDVDNETLIIALKGASIALRDKLLSNMSQRAASILREDLENRPPVRLSQVETEQKKILVIARRLAETGEVILSSGDDEYV, via the coding sequence ATGAATTTAAATGAATCACAAAAAGCCGCAACAGTTTTAATGGTGTTAGGTGAAGAAATTGCTGCACAAGTGATGCAATATCTCAATCCTAAAGAGGTGCAACAAATCAGTAGTGCGATGATGTCTTTGCCACAGCTTTCACAAGAACAGTTAAAAGGTATTCTTAATGAATGCCAAAAAACACTCGAAGAGTGTGCGGTACTTAATACAGATACCAATGGCTACTTACGTTCAGTATTAGAAAAATCTATTGGTAGTGAAAAAGCTGGTCGTTTACTCGATGAGCTGTTAGGAAAAGATATTGAAGAAGCCACCGACGGTCTTGAAATGCTTAATTTTGTTGATGCTGCTCGAGCTGTTGATTTGGTTAAAAAAGAACATCCACAAATTATTGCCACTATTTTAGTCCATTTACACCGAGATTTAGCGGCGGAAATTCTTAATCTATTCGATGACGATTTACGTAATGATGTGATGTTACGTATTGCCACTTTTGGTGGTGTTGAACCTTCAGCACTCCGATTATTATCTACGTCATTATCAACATTATTACACGGACAAAATATTAAACTTAATAACTTAGGCGGAATCAGAACCGCAGCCGAAATCATTAACTTAATGAAGAGCCAACAAGAAGAGTTGGTTATCAATGCATTACGTGATTACGACAATGAACTTGCACAGAAAATTATTGATGAAATGTTCTTGTTTGAAAATCTGGTTGAAGTGGATGATAGAAGCATCCAACGTCTACTTAAAGATGTCGATAACGAGACGCTCATTATTGCATTAAAAGGTGCATCAATTGCATTACGTGACAAATTACTTAGCAACATGTCACAACGCGCAGCCTCTATTTTACGTGAAGATCTTGAAAACAGACCGCCGGTGCGCTTATCACAAGTGGAAACGGAGCAGAAGAAAATCTTGGTTATTGCGCGTCGCTTAGCTGAAACCGGTGAAGTGATCTTAAGTAGCGGTGACGACGAATATGTGTAA
- a CDS encoding FliH/SctL family protein, giving the protein MCNSSDKLSWEPLCFQDLSSSDFSPLTQQSMATQVDEVESEPEPEHIDVVPAPFISEEELEQLKQEAKSQAYQEGFEQGHKEGFENGKQSGYDQGYLVGQQQGREQIEQQLDDEKKQAVQAITDLINNFEQSIKEIDELIVPQLFDLALVAAQKTVGSLSKVKQKQLMHTINQLVEQCSMLSDPIVLRLNPADLRWLEPMLNDDINPHQWQFIADANVEVGGCKLLTDTNEVNSNINQHWQMMSDHLLGENH; this is encoded by the coding sequence ATGTGTAATAGTTCAGATAAATTAAGCTGGGAACCCCTCTGTTTTCAGGATTTATCGTCATCAGACTTTTCACCATTAACACAACAATCTATGGCTACTCAGGTTGACGAAGTAGAAAGTGAGCCTGAGCCAGAACACATAGATGTTGTACCGGCTCCCTTTATCAGTGAAGAAGAGTTAGAACAGTTAAAGCAAGAAGCAAAATCACAAGCCTATCAAGAAGGATTCGAACAAGGTCATAAAGAGGGCTTTGAAAATGGCAAGCAATCTGGGTATGACCAAGGATATTTAGTTGGTCAACAGCAAGGTCGTGAACAGATTGAACAACAACTTGATGATGAAAAAAAGCAAGCTGTTCAAGCCATCACAGATTTAATCAACAATTTTGAGCAATCCATTAAAGAGATTGATGAATTAATTGTGCCCCAATTATTTGATTTGGCATTAGTTGCAGCACAAAAAACGGTTGGTAGCCTATCAAAAGTTAAACAAAAGCAATTAATGCACACAATTAATCAATTAGTTGAACAATGTTCCATGCTATCAGATCCGATTGTATTACGTCTTAACCCTGCTGATTTACGCTGGTTAGAACCGATGTTAAATGATGATATTAATCCACACCAATGGCAATTTATTGCTGATGCAAATGTCGAAGTAGGCGGATGTAAATTATTAACAGATACCAATGAAGTGAATAGCAATATAAATCAACATTGGCAAATGATGTCTGATCATTTACTAGGCGAGAACCATTAA
- the fliI gene encoding flagellar protein export ATPase FliI — protein MNVRYSSQWSTKLLQATKQLKDLSLIRHYGRLVKASGLVLEAVGLKLPLGSNCYIERQCQGHIDAVECEVVGFNAHTLYLMPFESTDGILLGARVYTAQYDLAHFSHKLLPVGMTLLGRVVDAMGKPLDGKPLPENVEYQGLSSKTLNPLQRTPIHQVLDVGVRAINALLTVGQGQRMGLFAGSGVGKSVLLGMMARYTQADVIVVGLIGERGREVKDFIENILGEEGLSRAVVVAAPADVSPLLRLQGATYATKIAESFREQGLNVLLIMDSLTRYAMAQREIALAIGEPPATKGYPPSVFAKLPALVERAGNDNHGKGAITAFYTVLTEGDDQQDPIADSARAILDGHIVLSRSLAESGHYPAIDIEASISRVMTDLTAPEDEKKSRLFKQLFSSFQRNRDLINVGAYVAGTDPLLDKAITLFPAMQTFLQQGINEHCSYQEAYQQLVAIVDPNAMGS, from the coding sequence ATTAACGTGCGATACTCAAGCCAATGGTCAACCAAACTCCTTCAAGCAACAAAGCAGCTTAAAGATTTATCATTAATTCGTCATTATGGTCGATTAGTGAAAGCGTCTGGGCTAGTCCTTGAAGCCGTGGGATTAAAATTACCATTAGGCTCCAACTGTTATATTGAAAGACAGTGCCAAGGTCATATCGATGCCGTTGAATGCGAAGTGGTAGGGTTTAATGCACATACACTTTACCTAATGCCATTCGAATCTACTGACGGTATTTTACTGGGTGCAAGAGTGTACACCGCACAATACGATTTAGCCCATTTTAGTCACAAATTATTACCGGTTGGTATGACATTATTGGGACGAGTTGTTGACGCAATGGGAAAACCGTTAGACGGAAAACCCTTACCGGAAAATGTCGAGTATCAAGGCTTATCGAGTAAAACACTCAATCCATTACAACGCACGCCCATTCATCAAGTGCTCGATGTAGGGGTTAGAGCAATCAATGCTCTACTCACCGTTGGGCAAGGACAGCGAATGGGTTTATTTGCCGGTTCGGGCGTCGGTAAAAGTGTGTTACTCGGTATGATGGCACGCTACACCCAAGCAGATGTTATTGTCGTTGGTTTAATCGGCGAACGGGGACGAGAAGTTAAAGACTTTATCGAAAATATTTTAGGCGAAGAAGGACTGTCACGTGCTGTCGTGGTAGCAGCGCCAGCGGATGTATCACCACTCTTACGTTTACAAGGGGCGACTTACGCCACCAAAATTGCGGAATCTTTTCGTGAACAAGGGTTAAATGTCCTTTTAATTATGGATTCGCTCACTCGCTATGCAATGGCGCAGCGTGAAATTGCCTTAGCTATCGGTGAGCCACCAGCGACGAAAGGTTATCCCCCTTCAGTATTTGCTAAATTACCCGCTCTGGTTGAAAGAGCCGGTAATGATAATCATGGTAAAGGCGCGATTACCGCATTTTATACCGTTTTAACCGAAGGGGATGATCAACAAGATCCGATTGCTGATTCAGCCCGGGCTATTTTAGACGGGCACATCGTACTTTCACGCTCACTTGCTGAATCGGGTCATTATCCAGCTATTGATATAGAAGCCTCCATTAGCCGTGTTATGACGGATCTCACCGCGCCTGAAGATGAGAAAAAATCACGTCTGTTCAAACAACTGTTTTCGAGTTTTCAACGCAATCGTGATTTAATCAATGTTGGTGCTTATGTCGCCGGTACTGATCCTTTATTAGATAAAGCAATTACGCTATTTCCGGCTATGCAAACCTTTTTACAGCAAGGAATTAATGAACATTGTAGTTATCAAGAAGCCTATCAACAGCTAGTTGCAATTGTTGATCCTAACGCCATGGGATCGTAA
- the fliJ gene encoding flagellar export protein FliJ, translating into MNNKNSTQHAFLTLKQLAQKSIDDSLIRLKKANESHQQAQSQLKVLNDYYAEYQQQLNSALSNGIKGCELTNFTAFIANIEQGIEQQKKLLLTLAIKQQQITNELNQSNKSLNTYTTLLEKQHKKQLQLQNRLQQKMTDEFAQQQLSRRILHEY; encoded by the coding sequence ATGAACAATAAAAATTCGACACAACATGCTTTTTTAACCTTGAAACAGTTAGCGCAAAAATCGATTGATGATAGTTTGATTCGATTAAAAAAAGCAAACGAAAGTCATCAACAAGCACAATCACAACTTAAGGTACTTAATGATTATTACGCTGAATATCAACAGCAATTAAATAGCGCTTTATCGAATGGTATTAAAGGATGCGAATTAACTAATTTTACCGCATTTATAGCCAATATTGAGCAAGGTATCGAACAACAAAAAAAATTGCTACTCACATTAGCGATTAAACAACAACAGATAACCAACGAACTTAATCAATCCAATAAAAGTTTGAATACCTATACCACGTTATTAGAAAAACAGCACAAAAAGCAGTTACAACTTCAAAATCGATTACAACAAAAAATGACGGATGAATTTGCCCAGCAACAGTTATCAAGGAGAATATTACATGAATATTAA
- a CDS encoding flagellar hook-length control protein FliK, which translates to MNINLNSDMQLISTNLSKQLDEEANVNDANLFQQLLADNEKPLSHPEQPNNLNQIDYEGCEFDDQNNSLDGLIFPVFPYDTSMIQSEMRDKLQSSHLSYHLNSAITNPLNDAINRLNSFASDITDEEQRLPVNSIDDCEAIIDERSLQINMAIKESNQNHFSANLNNTETATLIKSSNHQLSTVANDSFQLNSVKQELQYQQRPVSTPLITNDITFNQEAAITTSSHGQDPAGLTLTPPKITTSINLPVAVTNQQWSSSLTEQIIMFNRQGIQTANIKLNPQELGSLHIKLDMIEDKMNLHMMAAHAVVKSVLESALPYLKSSLEEQGITLEQADISDFSMMNDADQSAQYQQTKNRQTPIIEHSNVIEEIHQPNQVSNHLAKSGLSIFA; encoded by the coding sequence ATGAATATTAATTTAAATAGTGATATGCAATTAATATCAACGAATCTATCTAAACAACTTGATGAGGAAGCTAATGTAAATGATGCGAATCTTTTTCAGCAGTTATTGGCTGACAATGAAAAGCCGTTATCGCATCCAGAACAGCCAAATAACCTAAATCAAATTGACTATGAGGGATGTGAATTTGATGATCAAAACAATAGTCTTGATGGATTAATCTTCCCTGTTTTCCCTTATGATACCAGTATGATTCAGTCCGAAATGCGTGACAAATTACAGTCAAGTCATCTTTCATATCATCTTAATAGTGCAATCACTAACCCATTAAATGATGCAATCAATAGATTAAATTCTTTCGCATCAGACATCACTGATGAAGAGCAACGATTACCCGTTAATAGCATTGATGACTGTGAAGCAATAATCGATGAACGTTCATTGCAAATCAATATGGCAATAAAAGAGAGTAACCAAAATCATTTTAGTGCGAACTTAAATAACACTGAAACAGCAACTTTAATAAAGAGTTCAAATCATCAATTATCTACCGTAGCTAATGATAGTTTTCAACTAAATAGTGTTAAACAGGAATTACAATACCAACAACGTCCTGTCTCGACGCCTCTTATCACTAACGATATAACTTTCAATCAAGAGGCAGCAATAACCACATCGTCGCATGGACAAGACCCAGCAGGGTTAACCTTGACGCCCCCCAAAATCACTACATCGATAAACTTGCCTGTCGCCGTCACAAATCAACAGTGGTCGTCATCACTTACTGAGCAGATCATCATGTTTAATCGGCAAGGGATTCAAACGGCGAATATTAAACTTAATCCTCAAGAGCTAGGTTCATTACATATAAAACTGGATATGATAGAGGATAAAATGAACTTGCATATGATGGCTGCTCATGCCGTAGTCAAAAGCGTATTAGAATCTGCCTTACCCTATTTGAAAAGTTCGCTTGAAGAACAAGGTATCACACTAGAACAAGCCGATATTAGTGACTTCTCGATGATGAATGATGCTGATCAGTCGGCGCAATATCAACAAACAAAGAATCGTCAAACACCAATAATCGAACATTCAAACGTCATTGAGGAAATTCATCAACCTAATCAGGTTAGTAATCATTTAGCAAAATCTGGATTGAGTATATTTGCGTAA
- a CDS encoding flagellar basal body-associated FliL family protein gives MPTSKKKVSILNLILIIITMLALATTAYLWFQNQSKNTIKAKEEPPVLSPVFLTLKPFTISLPTSEDSTEINKVLYVGMVLRVADEEQKSVLLEYLPEVRSDVLLLTSKQYVNNLKLETGKLDLQEQIKVALSRKYDPKHTVKVDEVLFTDFIIR, from the coding sequence ATGCCAACTTCCAAGAAAAAAGTGAGTATTTTAAACCTAATACTTATTATCATCACAATGTTAGCATTAGCAACAACTGCCTATTTATGGTTCCAAAATCAGTCTAAAAATACAATTAAAGCTAAAGAAGAGCCACCTGTTTTATCACCGGTATTTTTAACACTAAAACCGTTTACAATTTCATTACCAACTTCAGAAGATAGTACAGAAATTAACAAAGTTCTCTATGTTGGTATGGTATTACGTGTTGCTGACGAAGAACAAAAATCTGTGCTATTAGAATATTTACCAGAAGTCAGAAGCGATGTATTACTGTTAACGTCTAAACAATATGTCAATAATTTAAAGCTTGAAACAGGTAAACTTGATTTACAAGAGCAAATCAAAGTCGCCTTATCCAGAAAGTATGATCCTAAACATACGGTTAAGGTTGACGAAGTATTATTCACTGATTTTATAATACGGTGA
- the fliM gene encoding flagellar motor switch protein FliM: protein MPDKHEPKPEIDDSSDELSHSEDILITQNKKNPDNHLSAKKIEVKPYDLSVKHSFIPERLTALEIVNERFARQFRIGLFNLLRRNTDVIASPIEPQTFKEFSQISAANHLNLVHLNPLRGSSLFAFSPEIVYTVVDTLFGGDGHASKLDTEEREFTHTEQQIIKRVLELALTFYQNAWTDIYSIETEYIRSEMQSKFTNITSSPDDVVLTSNFKVEIGNSKTTFSICIPYSMVEPIKELLIKPPIEQQSHQDDNIWMSSLTSGIKQSTIELVANFTTIQTTVDRLLALKVDDILVIEKPTLLDVTVGGVPILKGHYGKINKQYAIQVEQVINPVLEQLNEGEFND from the coding sequence ATGCCAGATAAGCACGAACCTAAGCCAGAAATAGATGATTCTTCTGATGAGTTATCACATTCAGAAGACATACTGATAACGCAAAACAAGAAAAATCCTGACAATCATTTATCTGCCAAAAAAATTGAAGTTAAACCTTATGATTTGTCAGTCAAACATAGTTTTATTCCTGAACGTTTAACTGCGTTAGAAATTGTGAATGAGCGCTTTGCTCGTCAATTTAGAATAGGTTTATTTAACTTATTAAGACGGAATACGGATGTTATTGCTTCTCCCATTGAACCTCAAACTTTTAAAGAGTTTTCACAAATTTCAGCAGCTAACCATTTAAATCTGGTTCATCTCAATCCATTACGAGGTTCAAGCCTATTTGCGTTTTCACCAGAGATTGTTTATACCGTGGTTGATACTTTATTTGGTGGTGATGGTCATGCTTCAAAACTCGATACAGAAGAACGGGAATTTACTCATACCGAACAGCAAATTATTAAACGGGTGCTCGAATTAGCATTAACGTTTTATCAAAATGCCTGGACAGATATATATTCTATTGAAACTGAATACATTCGTTCTGAAATGCAGAGCAAATTCACCAACATCACAAGTTCACCTGATGATGTCGTTTTAACATCAAACTTTAAAGTTGAGATTGGTAACTCTAAAACCACGTTCAGTATCTGTATTCCTTATTCAATGGTTGAACCCATCAAAGAGCTGTTAATAAAACCACCAATTGAACAACAATCGCATCAAGATGATAACATTTGGATGAGTTCATTAACCAGCGGCATCAAACAATCTACCATTGAATTAGTCGCTAACTTTACGACAATTCAAACAACAGTAGATAGGCTACTGGCGCTCAAAGTAGATGATATTTTAGTAATCGAAAAACCAACTCTTCTCGATGTAACTGTTGGTGGCGTACCTATTTTAAAAGGACACTACGGTAAAATTAATAAGCAATATGCTATCCAAGTAGAACAAGTAATTAATCCAGTATTAGAACAATTGAATGAAGGGGAATTCAATGACTGA
- the fliN gene encoding flagellar motor switch protein FliN produces the protein MTDNKQNNDENQANDTTNDELITKEAIFETLSPNHAQDNKQDINLILDIPVHLSVELGRTKMAIKDLLNLTQGSVIALDGLAGEPLDILINGYLIAQGEIVVVGDNYGVRITDIITPSERVRRLSR, from the coding sequence ATGACTGATAACAAACAAAATAATGACGAAAACCAAGCGAATGATACGACCAATGATGAGCTCATTACCAAAGAGGCAATCTTTGAAACGCTATCACCAAATCATGCACAAGATAACAAACAAGATATCAATCTTATTTTAGATATACCCGTTCATTTAAGTGTCGAACTTGGTCGAACAAAGATGGCAATTAAAGATTTACTCAATCTCACTCAAGGATCGGTAATTGCACTCGACGGATTAGCTGGTGAACCTTTAGATATTTTGATCAATGGTTATTTGATTGCGCAAGGCGAAATTGTCGTTGTTGGTGATAATTACGGTGTCCGTATTACCGACATTATAACACCATCTGAGCGTGTACGCAGATTGAGCCGTTAA
- the fliO gene encoding flagellar biosynthetic protein FliO — MTQISTSQTITSNTVSSSSELNLYSQMGTSIGSALIGVIFMILLLGWIVKRLGHNKKRNAYIHVKATHCISPKERIILVEVDKQLLVVGITSHHMTLLHTIDEQRAEKLLSQSISVEKSMDNNRFKQVLQSALKSKKE, encoded by the coding sequence ATGACTCAGATCTCAACTAGCCAAACTATCACGAGCAATACTGTATCGTCATCATCTGAATTAAATCTTTACAGTCAAATGGGCACATCAATTGGCTCGGCGCTAATTGGTGTTATTTTTATGATTCTATTGTTAGGTTGGATAGTTAAACGTCTGGGCCATAATAAGAAACGCAATGCATATATTCATGTTAAAGCAACACATTGCATTAGCCCAAAAGAACGAATCATTTTAGTTGAGGTGGATAAGCAATTATTAGTTGTCGGTATCACTTCCCATCATATGACGTTGCTACATACCATTGATGAACAACGAGCAGAGAAATTATTATCACAATCAATATCTGTCGAAAAATCAATGGATAACAACCGGTTCAAGCAAGTCCTGCAATCAGCGTTAAAATCTAAAAAGGAGTGA
- the fliP gene encoding flagellar type III secretion system pore protein FliP (The bacterial flagellar biogenesis protein FliP forms a type III secretion system (T3SS)-type pore required for flagellar assembly.) produces the protein MRLKIFILLTTLLSLLFFSRFCFADPSSLPFMTETIQNGEHSWSLPVETLVFLTLLTFIPAILLLMTSFTRIIIVLGLLRNALGTQSAPPNQVILGIALFMTFFIMSPVIDKIYQDAYVPYSQNQITMQEGLTTAAKPLREFMLSQTRENDLALFMNMSHVNEVETREQVPLNVLVPAFVVSELKTAFQIGFTIFIPFLVIDLVVASTLMALGMMMVPPATVSLPFKLMLFVLADGWHLLLGSLAQSFFS, from the coding sequence GTGCGGTTAAAAATTTTTATATTACTAACGACGTTACTAAGCTTATTGTTTTTTAGCCGATTTTGTTTTGCCGATCCTTCATCACTCCCGTTTATGACTGAAACAATTCAAAATGGTGAACATAGTTGGTCATTACCTGTTGAAACATTGGTATTTTTAACGTTACTGACGTTTATACCGGCTATTTTACTTTTGATGACCAGTTTTACCCGAATCATCATTGTATTGGGATTATTACGCAATGCGCTTGGCACGCAATCAGCCCCACCCAACCAAGTTATTTTGGGCATTGCACTATTTATGACATTTTTTATTATGTCACCGGTGATCGATAAAATTTATCAAGATGCTTATGTTCCTTATTCACAAAATCAAATCACGATGCAAGAAGGCTTAACAACAGCTGCAAAACCATTACGCGAATTTATGCTAAGCCAAACACGGGAAAATGATTTAGCCTTATTTATGAATATGTCTCATGTCAACGAAGTTGAAACACGAGAACAAGTGCCATTGAATGTACTAGTACCTGCCTTTGTCGTCAGTGAATTAAAAACAGCCTTCCAAATTGGTTTTACGATTTTTATTCCCTTTTTGGTCATTGATTTAGTCGTTGCAAGTACGTTAATGGCATTAGGGATGATGATGGTACCGCCTGCAACCGTATCACTCCCATTCAAATTAATGTTGTTTGTGTTAGCCGATGGTTGGCATTTGTTGTTAGGTTCACTAGCACAAAGCTTTTTCAGTTGA
- the fliQ gene encoding flagellar biosynthesis protein FliQ translates to MSPDSISTLAIQAVKVAASLAGPLLLAALVTGLIISLLQAATQINEMTLSFIPKILAVIVVLIVLGPSMLSTMTDYIKIVITNIPNLTS, encoded by the coding sequence ATGTCACCTGATTCGATTAGTACACTTGCCATTCAAGCTGTCAAAGTCGCAGCCTCACTTGCTGGCCCCTTACTTTTAGCTGCGTTGGTGACTGGCTTGATTATTAGTTTATTACAAGCTGCAACACAAATTAACGAAATGACCTTATCTTTCATTCCTAAAATTTTAGCAGTAATTGTCGTCTTAATTGTTTTAGGGCCGTCAATGCTATCAACAATGACTGACTATATTAAAATTGTTATTACCAACATTCCAAATCTAACCAGCTAA
- the fliR gene encoding flagellar biosynthetic protein FliR yields the protein MEFDINYLFDIDFFSWVKNAFLPFVRILSLIMVAPITGEKEVPNRVKISLALLIALLLPLPPSNEPLTLYSLMGIWMIAQQIIIGVLIGLAMQLAFMTMRVAGELIGMQMGLGMATFFDPIGGPSTSVLSRFINIIALLIFLSLDCHLWLLYGLANSFDIIPITTLPLKANGVLTLIDISRLLFINGIMLALPLMALLLIINMALGLLNRMTPQLSIFVIGYPLTLLLGLIMLTYLMSMLPAFAEFVFEQIFEYISTMLTALAG from the coding sequence ATGGAATTTGATATTAATTATCTATTTGATATTGATTTTTTTTCTTGGGTCAAAAATGCGTTTTTACCGTTTGTGCGTATTTTATCGCTAATTATGGTTGCCCCGATTACTGGCGAAAAAGAGGTACCTAACCGAGTCAAAATCAGTTTAGCTTTACTCATTGCTCTTTTACTACCATTACCCCCTTCCAATGAGCCTTTAACACTTTATTCGTTAATGGGTATTTGGATGATTGCGCAGCAAATTATTATCGGTGTGTTGATTGGTCTTGCTATGCAACTTGCCTTTATGACCATGAGAGTAGCTGGTGAATTAATTGGTATGCAAATGGGGCTAGGTATGGCTACTTTTTTTGATCCTATTGGTGGACCGTCAACTTCAGTATTGTCGCGTTTCATCAATATTATCGCTTTATTGATTTTTCTTAGTTTAGATTGTCATTTATGGTTATTGTATGGACTAGCCAATAGTTTTGACATCATTCCAATAACAACTTTACCGTTAAAAGCAAATGGCGTTCTTACTTTGATTGATATCAGCCGATTACTATTTATCAATGGGATAATGTTAGCATTACCCTTAATGGCTTTGTTATTAATTATCAATATGGCGTTAGGGCTGTTAAATAGAATGACTCCTCAACTATCCATTTTTGTTATTGGTTATCCCCTAACCTTATTATTAGGATTAATCATGCTAACTTATTTAATGTCGATGTTACCCGCTTTTGCCGAATTTGTTTTTGAACAGATATTTGAATATATATCAACAATGCTAACAGCATTAGCTGGTTAA
- the def gene encoding peptide deformylase, with translation MAILPVLRFPDERLRKIAKPVTAFTPELQTIIDDMIETMYEQNGIGLAATQVNVHEQIIVIDVSEDRSNVYVIINPEVISQEGETGIEEGCLSIPDCRGFVPRAEKIKINALDRNGNPYQIDADELLAICIQHEMDHLKGKLFVDYLSPLKRQRIEQKMKKMTREELKSR, from the coding sequence ATGGCTATTTTACCGGTATTACGTTTTCCTGATGAGCGATTACGCAAAATTGCAAAACCTGTCACAGCATTTACGCCCGAATTACAGACCATCATTGATGATATGATAGAAACCATGTATGAGCAAAATGGTATTGGGCTTGCTGCCACTCAAGTCAATGTACATGAACAAATTATTGTGATTGACGTATCAGAAGATCGCAGTAATGTTTATGTAATCATTAATCCAGAAGTGATTAGTCAAGAAGGAGAAACAGGCATAGAAGAAGGTTGCTTGTCGATACCTGATTGTCGTGGATTTGTACCAAGAGCAGAAAAAATTAAAATCAATGCGCTCGATCGCAATGGAAATCCTTACCAAATTGATGCTGATGAGCTTCTTGCGATTTGTATTCAACATGAAATGGATCATTTAAAAGGTAAACTATTTGTTGATTATCTTTCTCCTTTAAAACGTCAACGAATCGAACAAAAAATGAAAAAAATGACTCGAGAAGAGCTTAAAAGTAGATAA